One stretch of Dyella jiangningensis DNA includes these proteins:
- the dapD gene encoding 2,3,4,5-tetrahydropyridine-2,6-dicarboxylate N-succinyltransferase codes for MQSIESLIEDAFERRNELTQAEIETHLRPAVEQVINLLESGERRVAEPDGKGGWTVNQWIKKAVLLYFRINGNQVVDGGPALAFDKVPLRFAHGNDAELQGLGARVVPGALVRRGAHVAKDAVLMPSYVNIGAYVGAGTMVDTWATVGSCAQIGAGVHLSGGVGIGGVLEPLQANPAIIEDNCFIGARSEVVEGVIVEKGSVIGMGVFLGQSTRIYNRATGEVSYGRVPAGSVVVAGNLPSKDGTHSLYAAIIVKQVDEKTRSKTGINELLRSAE; via the coding sequence ATGCAAAGCATCGAGTCCCTCATCGAGGACGCCTTCGAGCGTCGCAACGAACTGACCCAGGCGGAGATCGAGACGCATCTGCGTCCGGCCGTGGAACAGGTCATCAACCTGCTCGAAAGCGGTGAGCGCCGCGTGGCCGAGCCGGATGGCAAGGGCGGCTGGACGGTCAACCAGTGGATCAAGAAAGCGGTGCTGCTGTATTTCCGCATCAACGGCAACCAGGTGGTCGATGGCGGCCCGGCGCTGGCGTTCGACAAGGTGCCGCTGCGTTTCGCGCATGGCAACGACGCGGAACTGCAGGGCCTCGGCGCCCGCGTGGTGCCGGGCGCGCTGGTGCGTCGTGGTGCGCACGTGGCGAAGGACGCCGTGCTGATGCCGAGCTACGTGAACATCGGCGCCTACGTGGGTGCGGGCACCATGGTCGACACCTGGGCGACGGTGGGTTCGTGCGCCCAGATCGGCGCGGGCGTGCATCTGTCCGGTGGCGTGGGCATCGGTGGCGTGCTTGAACCGCTGCAGGCGAACCCGGCCATCATCGAGGACAACTGCTTCATCGGCGCGCGCTCGGAAGTGGTCGAAGGCGTGATCGTGGAGAAGGGCAGCGTGATCGGCATGGGCGTGTTCCTGGGCCAGTCCACGCGCATCTACAACCGCGCCACCGGCGAAGTCAGCTACGGCCGCGTGCCGGCCGGCAGCGTGGTGGTCGCCGGCAACCTGCCGTCCAAGGACGGTACGCACAGCCTGT